The Alcaligenes aquatilis genome contains the following window.
TCAGGTTTTATTTTCAGGCTCTGCAATCACAAAGCCTTCTTACTGTTTAGTTTGGTGCCGACGACGAGACTCGAACTCGTACAGCTTTCGCCACTACCCCCTCAAGATAGCGTGTCTACCAATTCCACCACGTCGGCAAGCAATCAAGACAGCGATATTAGCATGACAAAAGTAAGACTGTCAGTACAAAACCAGCCCAAACACCCAAAAAAGCCCGTACTCAGGCATATTTTGCATAAACGTCACTAAATAAATGAAGCCCGCCTTAAAGCGGGCTTCGATATCGCACCTTCAGATCCTGCGCGTGACCTTTGTGAGCCCTTATAGAGAGAGCGACAAGAACCCCACAAATAGGCCAGACTTACTCAGCAGCAGGAACTGCTGGCGCGCTTGGTTCAGGGGCTGCCGAAGGAACCGCTGCAGGTACAGAAGCCGCTGGCGCAGGAACCGAAGCAGCACCCGATGAAGCTGCACCAGGCACAGAGGATTCATACCCCTGCATCACACCCGCATCCGCTTTTTGGGCTGGGTGATGAGCTACCCAAGCCAAACCGCCAGTAGACACAAAAAAGACAATTGCCGCCCATTTGGTCATGCGCGACAAAAAGTTGGCCGCACCTGCTGCGCCGAACACACTACCCGCCGAGCCACCACCAAAGGCCGAGCCCATATCAGCGCCCTTGCCTTGCTGCAGCAGAACCAGACCAATAATCAACAGCGAGGAGATAACCTGCACCGCCATCAGAACGGAAGACATCCAATCTTGCATTTAAAGACTCCAGACCCTTTAAGCGGCCACAATACGTAAAAATTCCTGTGCATCCAAAGACGCACCACCCACCAAGGCACCATCAATATCCGGCATGGCAAACAGCTCTGCGGCATTATCCGCTTTCACACTGCCACCGTACAAAATACGCAACTGATCCGATTCCATGTAGGTACGAATCTGCTGATGCATTTGCTGCGCTTGCTCCGGCGTTGCGGTCAGACCCGTACCAATCGCCCAGACCGGCTCATAGGCCAGCACCAGTTTGGAAACCACCTCGGCCCCAAGAGCCTTGATAGGTTCGAGTTGATCTTGCACCACACAGGTTTCCTGCCCCGCCTCACGATCGGCCAACTGCTCGCCAATACAGACAATCGGCGTCAAGCCCGCATCCAGTGCCGCAATAACTTTGGCGGCGACTTGAGCACTGCTTTCCTGATGATACTGACGACGTTCGGAATGCCCGACAATCACCCAACGACAACCCACATCAACCAGCATTGCCGCCGAGATCTCCCCGGTATACGCCCCCTTGGCGTGGACACTGACATCTTGAGCACCGACCGCGATGGTCGAATCTTTCAAGATACCTGCCACCTGGGACAAATACACATAAGGAACGCATACAAGCACATCACAATCTGCCTGAGCATCAGGCTGAACGAGCAGTTCTTGCAGCAGACGGCTGTTGCCATCAAGCGAGCCATTTAATTTCCAATTACCCGCAACCAGTCGTTTACGCGAAGAATGTACGCTCATTGCTCCCTTGATGCCAGTCAAAAAGTTACACCAACGCCCACAATCAAGGCGCAGCTAACCGACTATTGTAGCGTGAGCGAATCCATTTCGCGCATATTTAGCAGAAAATTCATTTCAACACGATAAGAAAAGGGGCGGCCACGCCACCCCTCGCAGCTTTTAAGGAATAAGAATGATCTTGCCCACCTGCTCACCCGCCTCCATCATGGCGTGCGCTTCACTGGCTTTTTCCAGAGGGAAAGTGGCGTGAATCAAGGGGCGAACCTGCCCTGCTTCCAGCAAAGGCCAGACTCGCGCTTTCAGCGCCTGAGCCAGTTGCGCCTTGAACTCTACAGAACGAGAGCGCAAGGTTGAGCCGGTAATAGTCAGACGACGACGTAGAATCTCACCACAATTAATCGTGGCCTTCACCCCACCCAGCAAAGCAATAATGACGATACGGCCGTCATCGGCCAGGCACGTCAAATCCCGGTTGATGTAATCACCAGAAACCATATCCAGAATCACATCCACGCCACGATCACCTGTTTTGCTCTTGATGACGTCTTCGTAAACCTCGGTTTTGTAGTTGATACCAATCCCGCCCAGACGATTAATGGCCTCTACGCGCTCGTCGCTACCAGCCGTGGCATACACCGTATGCCCCAAAGCCACCGCCAACTGAATGGCTGTCGTTCCAATGCCACTGGCACCACCATGAACCAGCAAGGTTTCGCCCTTGCTCAATTGGCCACGCTCAAACACATTGCTCCAGACCGTAAAGAAGGTTTCTGGCAGGCCCGCCGCTTCAAGCAAGCTGAAACCCGCAGGAATAGGCAAGCACTGCTGTACTGGCACCACACAATATTCGGCATAGCCACCACCAGTAACCAACGCACAGACCTGATCACCAATCTTGAACTCACTACCCTGCACATCGCCCGATACGATTTCACCGGCCAGTTCCAGACCAGGAATATCAGAGGC
Protein-coding sequences here:
- the secG gene encoding preprotein translocase subunit SecG, which translates into the protein MQDWMSSVLMAVQVISSLLIIGLVLLQQGKGADMGSAFGGGSAGSVFGAAGAANFLSRMTKWAAIVFFVSTGGLAWVAHHPAQKADAGVMQGYESSVPGAASSGAASVPAPAASVPAAVPSAAPEPSAPAVPAAE
- the tpiA gene encoding triose-phosphate isomerase is translated as MSVHSSRKRLVAGNWKLNGSLDGNSRLLQELLVQPDAQADCDVLVCVPYVYLSQVAGILKDSTIAVGAQDVSVHAKGAYTGEISAAMLVDVGCRWVIVGHSERRQYHQESSAQVAAKVIAALDAGLTPIVCIGEQLADREAGQETCVVQDQLEPIKALGAEVVSKLVLAYEPVWAIGTGLTATPEQAQQMHQQIRTYMESDQLRILYGGSVKADNAAELFAMPDIDGALVGGASLDAQEFLRIVAA
- a CDS encoding NAD(P)H-quinone oxidoreductase — protein: MRVVEITEFGKPEVLRVGERPMPQTGPGEVLVKVLAAGVNRPDVLQRAGAYPPPAGASDIPGLELAGEIVSGDVQGSEFKIGDQVCALVTGGGYAEYCVVPVQQCLPIPAGFSLLEAAGLPETFFTVWSNVFERGQLSKGETLLVHGGASGIGTTAIQLAVALGHTVYATAGSDERVEAINRLGGIGINYKTEVYEDVIKSKTGDRGVDVILDMVSGDYINRDLTCLADDGRIVIIALLGGVKATINCGEILRRRLTITGSTLRSRSVEFKAQLAQALKARVWPLLEAGQVRPLIHATFPLEKASEAHAMMEAGEQVGKIILIP